In Vulpes lagopus strain Blue_001 chromosome 1, ASM1834538v1, whole genome shotgun sequence, a genomic segment contains:
- the LOC121486600 gene encoding collagen alpha-1(I) chain-like: protein MGFVTYTGRTRSPAVSVHSLDRHAVTEAPGLPPRQPRRALGAGVRVPPQGSERFVPSGSGRAEIIGGCGSRGWGGFPRILDRARSAAEQGAGRRAGAGRAAAEAGREGPGADGGRVSGGSSGTGAARWPPGSRPRFPPSGGRSETASVNALPQPFLGRAGLRRRRLGRRGTQRDEPISCQASGEATRGGERHTKSAVSGGGGERGRRIRDGNSRPRPLAPPPPPPPPGLGPRPPRQCGRAPTPRASGYGSLRPSARPAPSREAWPPPGKGAPPRSRSREGSRSAAAEPGNLRAGKSLRRLRGAARRGAARPAPGVRGHRR from the exons ATGGGGTTCGTGACCTACACAGGCAGGACGCGCAGCCCCGCCGTGTCCGTGCACAGCCTAGATCGTCACGCGGTAACTGAAGCCCCAGGCCTGCCTCCTCGACAGCCTCGACGCGCGCTGGGCGCCGGGGTCAGGGTCCCACCTCAGGGCTCTGAGCGGTTTGTTCCTAGTGGATCGGGGCGG GCCGAGATCATTGGAGGGTGCGGGAGCCGGGGGTGGGGCGGGTTCCCCAGGATTCTTGACCGAGCGCGCTCCGCTGCGGAGCAGGGCGCCGGGCGCCGGGCTGGAGCTGGGCGGGCGGCCGCGGAGGCAGGACGGGAGGGTCCCGGCGCGGACGGGGGGAGGGTCTCGGGGGGGTCGAGCGGGACAGGGGCCGCTCGCTGGCCGCCCGGGAGCAGACCCCGATTTCCCCCCAGCGGCGGCCGCTCCGAGACAGCATCTGTCAACGCTCTTCCTCAGCCCTTCTTGGGCCGGGCCGGGCTCCGCCGGCGGCGGCTGGGAAGACGCGGGACCCAGCGTGACGAGCCCATCAGCTGTCAGGCGAGCGGCGAAGCGACCCGAGGCGgcgagagacacacaaagagcgcggtgagcggcggcggcggcgaaaGGGGGCGGCGGATTCGGGACGGCAACTCCCGGCCGCGCCCgctcgcgccgccgccgccgccgccgccgccggggctgGGTCCGCGGCCGCCGAGACAATGCGGCCGGGCTCCGACGCCGCGCGCCTCGGGGTACGGGAGCCTTCGTCCCTCGGCTCGCCCAGCCCCCTCTCGGGAGGCTTGGCCCCCGCCCGGGAAAGGGGCGCCCCCTCGCTCCCGCAGCCGGGAAGGAAGTCGGTCCGCGGCCGCCGAGCCCGGCAACTTGCGAGCCGGGAAAAGTTTGCGGCGCCTCcgcggggcggcgcggcgcggcgcggcgcggcccgCCCCTGGCGTCCGCGGTCACCGCCGGTGA